The genomic interval CGAGGTGTGTTAAACCTCGGGCTTTTAAGGTCTTTGATTGTTGTCAGTAGGTGGGGTTTGCAACCGCGTCAGCGCAGCGAGGAAGCCAGGCAAAACGGGAAACTGAATGGCTCTGCCACATGAATCCATCAAACCATTCTCCCTTCCCGAATAATCCCTTTCTCTGCCAGCGTAGCGAGTGCCTCTTCCGCGATGTGTGGAGGGATGCGTAACTTCCGGTTGAGGTGCTTTGGGTCCGTTAATCCGCCATAAGAGATATGGAGCCAGACGAGGAGCTCATTGCGGGTGAGTTCCGTGTTTTGTGCGATGATTGCTATCCGCCACATCTTCTCAGTTGCGCAGGGTGTATTGGTGATGATATGCAGTCCGGCTAAAATCTCATCACGAGTCATCTCCTCGCGCACGGCTGTCTGGACGAAGGCTGGGATGTTCAAGTTAAATCGAAATAGCAAAAGCTCAGGCATGCGTTCATGGAGATCAAATTCATCGATAAGCATCAAAAATAAAAAATCCTTTCACGTGCCGATGTCAAGCGCATCGCCAACAGAACCCGCGCGCAGCGCGCGAGTACGATATTTGAAGGCACAACCATCAGCCAATCAAAAAAATCGTGGAATTTGGACGTCGTATTTTCAGACGTATACCCAATTGCCAGTTGGGTGGAGACGGGAGGTAGAGGGATCTACCCCGGCAATCCGTCTCCAACGTCCACTCGCAACTATACGAGATTTTGCCGAAAAAATCAAGCAAAAATCAAGTAATCATTACGATGCTGGTTAAAATACCAGACATATCAAGCGATATATGGTATACTTAAACCCGCACTGACAACCTCACATTGGCAGTGCCGCGGTTGGGGAGACTGGATCTCTCGCCCAACCACCTCTAAAGGATTTTACGGATGCCGAGAAATATTATAGCAAAAATAAAAATAAAACACAACAATTTTTTTATTTTAACCCAATTTTTGTGCAAACCTAAGTCGTCATCCCCAATTCTTGGTAGGTAGTCAGACTTTTCAGCGTATTTTCCCTAATGCGACTCTGTTTGATGAAGTTCCCGGGTTCCTCGCCTACTGATAACTGACGACGCTGAAAATTATTGTAGACTTGATTATTTTGGGATTTCTGGGTATAATTATTATTGTTGACTTACACATCTCAACCCCATCTGTGTAAGTCCTAATACATATTCTTAAAAATGGTAGAATGAATTGGAGGAAGAAGTGGCAAGAAAAAAAATCAGTGTTATCGGTGCAGGGAATGTTGGCGCAACAGCGGCGTTCCTGATCGCACAAAAACAACTTGGGGATGTCGTCATGATAGACATCGTTGACGGAGTCCCACAAGGCAAAGCATTAGACATGGCACAAATGGGTCCCGTGGAACTGTTTGATGCCGCAGTTGACGGAGATCTGGATTACGCTGCAACCGCAGGCTCGGACTTAGTAATTATTACATCAGGCTCCCCACGTAAACCGGGGATGACACGCGAAGATCTGTTGCAAACGAACGCCAATATCGTCGGAAGCGTCACAGAAAACGTTGTGAAAGAGTCGCCAGACTGTATCATCATGATGCTTACGAACCCGTTGGACATCATGACCTACCACGCATGGAAGGTTTCAGGGTTCCCATCACACCGTGTTGTCGGTCAGGCAGGTGTGTTGGATTCGGCACGGTTCCGTTATTTTATCTCACTTGAACTTGGTGTATCTGTAGAAGACATCCATGCGCTCGTCCTCGGTGGACACGGCGACACGATGGTTCCGCTCCCGCGCTACACCACCGTCAATGGCATTCCTATTCCGCAGCTCATTCCGGAAGATCGTATTGAAGCGATGGCACAACGGACACGCGATGGTGGTGCTGAAATCGTCAACCTCCTAAAAACGAGTGGATACTATGCCGCCGGTTCCTCATTGGCACAGATGGCAGAGGCGATCATTCTGGATAAGAAACGACTGCTCCCCTGCTCTGCACACCTCACCGGACAATACGGTATCGACGACCTCTATATCGGGGTTCCGATTAAACTGGGTGGAAACGGTGTAGAAGAGATTCTCGAAATCGAATTAACGGACGACGAACTCGGGTCCTTACAGCACTCGGCACAAACGTATCGGGAAGGGATTGCGTTGTTGGGATACTAAGCAGTGGAACGTTGGGTTTCACGTCTCGTTCAACCCAACCCACAAACAAGCAAGATTACCCAAAAAGCACAATCCACAATCAAAAGAGAACGGAACGAAGCGAGGGTGATGCATAACGCGATTTGAGTTATGCATCACCCTCAGATAAATTACATCTCGCTGTCTTAACCTTACGCTTTCTGTGCCACCATACTGGAAAGGATGCCAAGGATTCTGTCGCACCGCTCAATTGTGTAAATTGTCATATCAATGTAAAGTTGCTTCGCCTCTAATTTAAGGAATTTCCAATCTGTTCCGGAGGTAGTTGCCCCATAGATACAGCGGATGTCGTTCTCCTTTTCGGCATTAAAGCGTTGGGCAGCAACCATTTCAGAGACACACTGTCCCAAACCAATCAGTAGGTCGTCCTTCTTTGCTTCAACAAGAATAATGACAGGTGCCTCCAAGAAAGATTGCCCTGGTGATAGACTGACTAAGAAATCGCATACGCCAGTCAAACCATTTTCAGCATCAACATTGAAGTCAATGCCAGAAAAAAGACTAATGCGCTGCTCAAAGTGCTCCCGGAGCTCCACAAGGACATCGGCGACAATCATTTCTGATTTTGCTTTCTCTGTTCCTATAGTTGTGGCTAAAGGTGCTTTCCTTGCCAACGCGGTTGTGAGATGGTCACTCGGTTCGACTATTTCTACTTCGGAAAAAAGTCCCGCGGTGTCAACCTTTTCGAGTTGGAACGCTGGCAGCACCGACTCTAAGGTGAACTCACTGTAAGCCATTGATAAAATCTCCTATGTGGTACCAACAGGATTACAATTTAGCAATACCATCTAACTTCTTTCTTTCTTTTCATCCTCATCAACGACTTCATATTCAGCGTCAACGACATCACTTTCAGGAGTGTCAGTTGTCGCATCAGCAGCGGATGGATCTTCTGTAGCAGCACCGGGATCTGCGTCCGCTGTTTGCTGATACATCTGTGCAGAGACCTCATGCCAGACCTGCGTCAACTCCTCCGTTGAGGATTGAATTTCTGCATGGTTGTCCGCCTCTAACGCCTGCTTGACACGCGCAACAGCAGCGTTCACTTTCTCCTTGGAGGCATCATCTACCTTGTCGCCGAACTCGCCCAGGTTTTTCTCTGTTTCGTAAACCATCGAATCGGCACGGTTGCGAGCCTCAACTTCTTCACGTTTCTGCTTATCCTCCTCGGCATGCGCTTCCGCATCTTTCACCATCTGATCGATCTCGGCATCGGAGAGCCCAGAGGATGCAGTAATGGTAATCTTCTGCTCCTTGCCGGTCGCGGTATCTTTGGCAGCCACATTGAGGATACCGTTTGCGTCAATATCAAACGCTACTTCGATTTGCGGTACACCTCTCGGTGCGGGTGGCAATTCGCTCAAGCGGAAACGTCCGATCGTTTTGTTGTAAACCGCCTGTTCCCGTTCGCCTTGAAGGACATGCACATCCACCGAGGTCTGATTGTTCTCCGGCGTCGTGAAGGTATTCGATTTTTTGGTCGGAATCGTTGTGTTCCTGTCAATCAACCGCGTGAACATCCCACCGAGCGTTTCAATCCCAAGTGAGAGAGGCGTGACATCTAATAAAAGAATATCTTTGACTTCCTCATCGCCTGCAAGGACACCCCCTTGAATTGCGGCACCGATGGCGACAACTTCATCCGGATTGACCCCTTTGTGTGGCTCTTTGCCGAAGAGCTGCTGCACGGCTTCTTGGACTTTCGGCATACGTGTCTGTCCACCTACAAGGATGACTTCATCAATGTCAGAAGGTTGCATTTCTGCATCGGCAAGTGCCTGTCGGCACGGGTCCAGCGAACGTTGGACGAGGTCGTCCGTAATCTGCTCCAGTTTCGCGCGGGTGAGCGTCAAGTTAAGGTGTTTCGGACCAGCGGCATCAACAGTGATGAACGGCAGGTTGATTTCTGCTTGTAGCGTACTGGAAAGTTCACATTTTGCGGTTTCTGCTGCTTCTTTTAAGCGTTGCAACGCCATCTGATCGTTGCGCAGATCAATGCCTTGGCTACTGAGGAATTCCTGTGCCATCCAGTCAATAACAGCTTGGTCGAAATCGTCCCCGCCGAGATGCGTATCGCCGTTGGTACTTTTCACTTCAAAGACCCCATCCCCGATTTCGAGAATAGAAATATCAAACGTACCACCGCCAAGATCATAGACAGCAATCTTCTTGTCGCCTTCACTCTGTAGCCCATAAGCAAGGGATGCAGCCGTAGGTTCGTTGATAATCCGTTCAACCTCTAACCCAGCGATTTTGCCTGCATCTGCTGTCGCCTGACGTTGAGCATCGTTAAAGTAGGCAGGCACGGTGACAACCGCCTTCGTGACTTCCTCTCCGAGATACCCCTCGGCAGTCTCCTTCATTTTCCGTAAAACCATAGCGGAGATTTCGGGCGGTGAATAATCCTTGCCATCAATATTTACAGCGACATCGCCATCTTTATCGGCTTTTAATTCATAAGGGACGCGCGAGGCATCGTCACCAATCTCGTTATATTTTCGTCCCATGAACCTTTTAATCGAAAAGATTGTATTTTGTGGATTCGTGATAGCTTGTCTTTTGGCAACTTGTCCAACGGGACGTTCACCGTCGCTGGTAAAACCAACAATCGAAGGGGTTGTCCGGTTTCCCTCGGCGTTCTCAATTACTTTGGCATCGCCGCTCTCTAAAACGGCTACGCATGAATTTGTTGTACCTAAATCAATTCCAATGACTTTACTCATTTCCAATTTCTCCTCTGTATGAATAGTTTAAGGTAGGCACATCGCGGTAACAATGCGCCTATTGATTATAAGCCTATAATTATTTGGACATTGTGAAAGGGCGAATTTACAAACCTCGCCAGCGAAGGAGAGGCATTTTGTTTTCTCAAGCGTCCATGTACTTTCGGGCTTTACTATAAAGAGATTCTTTGAGTGCATCGCCGTCAGTACATCTACGCCTCAGAAAACAGCCCGGCAATATCTCTCGGTTTACTCAACAGTATGCAATATCTGTGCCAATAGTAATCGCTTGAAATAGTGGAAATTCCCACTGAATGTCTGCCAAATTGGCATAGTCATGAAAGAGGCAAGATTTTACCTGTCAATTTGACTTATTACGTCCCTCATATCTCTGCTTGAGAAGCCCCCACGTCGTTGGCAATTTTGCATCCGGTTCAACAGCCAAAATCTCTTGGATATTACCCTGAATCTCTTTAATCTCATCTTGTGAAAGACCACGATTAAAGAGAGCGAATTCATCAATAATACCGTTATAGTAGCGATTGAGAGCCGGGGGTTCCTCAGTGCCAAGCATAAGCGGGGCATCAATCGGCACCAGTTTATCACCGGTCTTAGGGTAATCTATCAATACTTCACCATCAAGATAGATCGTCCACCATTTCCCGCTCTGAAAGGAAACGGCAACATGCTGCCATTTATCTTTAACAACATCACGAGGACTCTGTGCGGGGACATTACGTCCACCTGTCAACTTCCATCCCATCCATATAAAACCGTCCGGATGGAGCAGCACCTCGAAAAATTCTTGCACATCAGGTCCCTTCGCCGCAATAAGTTGCCATGTACCGGGCCCCGCTTTCAAAGTCGGCTTAATCCAAGCGGCAATCGTAATCCCATCGGTAAATTCAAACGCGTCAGAATGTTCTACCCGAACAATCCCATCCTTGCCGCCGAAATTAACCGCTTTCCCGAATTTACCATCCGTCCACGACGTATCGCCCTCTAATTTCCCATCCTGTTTGTTACCAGAGAGATCTTTGACAGTCTTACCCGCCCCCTCCTCAAAAGCAAAATAGACGACTAAACCTTCCAATTCTTCGGCTGTGCTAACACTTTGGAAACTCCCTACCAGATACACAGCACACAGGCAAATTACAAATTTACGCATGAGTGTCCTCCAATTCGTATAGGGTCCAGTTCATTAAGCAATACGGGCGGATGTGAAGAACACCCGCCCTTGAAACGCCTATAATATCTCTAAGCAAAAGGGAACGTCCCTTGATACCCTCGCGGTCGAGAGACGTGCCAAACGCCTTCATACATCGGGGTCACCTGATAATGACACACGACATTGCTCCGTTCCATATCGTCCCGCTCTTTTGCCCCTTGATGTGGGATATGGTTGATGAACACGACACAATCACCCGCCTTCGGATACAGGATCACGTGTTCTTGTGCATCACACCACTCCTCAAATTTAGGGCGATCCAACGGATAGAGATGCGGTGGTTCTGACAAATGTCCACCTTTGATAAACTTAAGATGCCCTTCACCGGGGGCGTTATCCTGAAAATAGTACGTTGTGTTAATCCCAACAGGTGCCATCGCAAACGGATGTTCCTCAACATACCGCTGCTCCTGCCAATAGCCGTAGAAATCCATGTG from Candidatus Poribacteria bacterium carries:
- the mdh gene encoding malate dehydrogenase, encoding MARKKISVIGAGNVGATAAFLIAQKQLGDVVMIDIVDGVPQGKALDMAQMGPVELFDAAVDGDLDYAATAGSDLVIITSGSPRKPGMTREDLLQTNANIVGSVTENVVKESPDCIIMMLTNPLDIMTYHAWKVSGFPSHRVVGQAGVLDSARFRYFISLELGVSVEDIHALVLGGHGDTMVPLPRYTTVNGIPIPQLIPEDRIEAMAQRTRDGGAEIVNLLKTSGYYAAGSSLAQMAEAIILDKKRLLPCSAHLTGQYGIDDLYIGVPIKLGGNGVEEILEIELTDDELGSLQHSAQTYREGIALLGY
- the dnaK gene encoding molecular chaperone DnaK encodes the protein MSKVIGIDLGTTNSCVAVLESGDAKVIENAEGNRTTPSIVGFTSDGERPVGQVAKRQAITNPQNTIFSIKRFMGRKYNEIGDDASRVPYELKADKDGDVAVNIDGKDYSPPEISAMVLRKMKETAEGYLGEEVTKAVVTVPAYFNDAQRQATADAGKIAGLEVERIINEPTAASLAYGLQSEGDKKIAVYDLGGGTFDISILEIGDGVFEVKSTNGDTHLGGDDFDQAVIDWMAQEFLSSQGIDLRNDQMALQRLKEAAETAKCELSSTLQAEINLPFITVDAAGPKHLNLTLTRAKLEQITDDLVQRSLDPCRQALADAEMQPSDIDEVILVGGQTRMPKVQEAVQQLFGKEPHKGVNPDEVVAIGAAIQGGVLAGDEEVKDILLLDVTPLSLGIETLGGMFTRLIDRNTTIPTKKSNTFTTPENNQTSVDVHVLQGEREQAVYNKTIGRFRLSELPPAPRGVPQIEVAFDIDANGILNVAAKDTATGKEQKITITASSGLSDAEIDQMVKDAEAHAEEDKQKREEVEARNRADSMVYETEKNLGEFGDKVDDASKEKVNAAVARVKQALEADNHAEIQSSTEELTQVWHEVSAQMYQQTADADPGAATEDPSAADATTDTPESDVVDAEYEVVDEDEKKERS
- a CDS encoding LamG domain-containing protein — protein: MRKFVICLCAVYLVGSFQSVSTAEELEGLVVYFAFEEGAGKTVKDLSGNKQDGKLEGDTSWTDGKFGKAVNFGGKDGIVRVEHSDAFEFTDGITIAAWIKPTLKAGPGTWQLIAAKGPDVQEFFEVLLHPDGFIWMGWKLTGGRNVPAQSPRDVVKDKWQHVAVSFQSGKWWTIYLDGEVLIDYPKTGDKLVPIDAPLMLGTEEPPALNRYYNGIIDEFALFNRGLSQDEIKEIQGNIQEILAVEPDAKLPTTWGLLKQRYEGRNKSN
- a CDS encoding phytanoyl-CoA dioxygenase family protein, translating into MADMKDKLAQLQQDGFVLINGALSPEETEHIRQRINYAREQGWEEGLNAVGNMWFDTLLDREPDTYESLVGHSSVRPYLEGLMGKQCQLRSLRAHINPGPYLQEWHMDFYGYWQEQRYVEEHPFAMAPVGINTTYYFQDNAPGEGHLKFIKGGHLSEPPHLYPLDRPKFEEWCDAQEHVILYPKAGDCVVFINHIPHQGAKERDDMERSNVVCHYQVTPMYEGVWHVSRPRGYQGTFPFA